A DNA window from Portunus trituberculatus isolate SZX2019 chromosome 47, ASM1759143v1, whole genome shotgun sequence contains the following coding sequences:
- the LOC123520584 gene encoding serine proteinase stubble-like: MRTMYYSVLVFACMAATMAAASNDRQARRIIQQMTSHSTIGGPDYQLCEKEGIMGACLPITICQQQGKFIGYCGNTGTYCCKVVKTCGDRTTSHQGIFRNPSYPGRDSEARVCPFKMDIGKGVCGVRLNFDFFELAAYMSGVCIRDTLTVLGSAVSNYTATPVCGNMTNWATTFPVKEGGHITLAMVLQGIPSYKFSIRITQLQCSKITTFISPTNAGIRNVDAMPYTPTTTPPPTEATETTEAITDMTTEMPTTTMETTDIPITIAGPTDGTEGEPGPTTLKPGKIPVPKHDEVVLTAPYEEEEEEEEEDYLAVEGVDAVPTISAFKRAFELRVNDRCWQYEDESDTGFRVIGGSYTNIQEYPWQVGLVFKNKFFCGGSLIDDRHILTASHCIFGSFSKGLDKLRVTMGDHDLSTRSEANHTVGRVKSVIWNLHYNPHTTKNDIALLELYEPINFGYGISAVRLPSDLDERYAGANATITGWGRFNIKSKRTSPILKEYTSTLVNGTKCVKAWNKYPGISAKLDQHICLDVTIGTPCHGDSGGPLVVCSGNHCTQVGVVSFGFPLCTNVGLPAVFARVTHFKSWIDMNTHPLSVLHV; encoded by the exons ATGAGAACAATGTATTACTCGGTATTAGTTTTCGC GTGCATGGCAGCGACAATGGCGGCAGCGAGTAATGACCGCCAAGCCAGGC GGATCATCCAGCAGATGACGTCTCACTCGACCATCGGCGGTCCAGACTATCAGCTATGCGAAAAGGAAGGCATCATGGGTGCCTGTCTACCCATAACTATCTGTCAGCAACAGGGAAAGTTCATCGGGTATTGCGGTAACACCGGCACCTACTGctgcaaag TTGTCAAGACGTGCGGCGATAGAACCACGTCCCACCAAGGCATCTTCAGGAATCCCAGCTACCCGGGTAGGGACAGCGAAGCCAGGGTGTGCCCCTTCAAAATGGACATCGGCAAAGGAGTGTGTGGAgtcag gcTAAACTTCGACTTCTTTGAGCTTGCGGCGTACATGAGCGGTGTGTGCATACGCGATACCTTGACCGTTCTTGGCTCAGCGGTGTCCAACTACACGGCCACCCCAGTCTGCGGCAACATGACAAACTGGGCAA CGACATTCCCGGTGAAGGAGGGCGGACACATCACGCTGGCCATGGTGCTGCAGGGAATACCGTCATACAAGTTCTCCATCAGAATCACACAGCTACAGTGCTCTAAGATCACCACCTTCATCT CTCCCACCAATGCTGGAATTAGGAATGTGGACGCCATGCcctacacacccaccaccaccccaccaccgaCAGAGGCCACGGAGACCACGGAGGCCATCACTGACATGACCACGGAGATGCCCACCACTACCATGGAGACCACCGACATCCCCATCACCATCGCAGGACCTACCGACGGGACAGAGGGAGAACCTGGACCCACCACGCTCAAACCGGGGAAGATACCTGTCCCAAAGCACgacgag GTGGTATTAACGGCTccgtacgaggaggaggaggaggaggaggaggaggattacctGGCGGTGGAAGGTGTGGACGCTGTACCCACCATCTCGGCCTTCAAGAGAG CCTTCGAATTGCGGGTGAATGACAGGTGCTGGCAGTACGAGGACGAGTCTGACACTGGCTTCAGGGTCATCGGCGGCAGCTACACCAACATCCAAGAGTATCCATGGCAG GTTGGCTTGGTGTTCAAAAATAAGTTCTTCTGTGGCGGCTCTCTCATCGACGACCGCCACATTCTCACCGCCTCCCACTGCATCTTCGG GAGCTTCTCAAAGGGCCTGGACAAGCTTAGGGTCACGATGGGCGACCACGACCTCTCCACCCGCAGTGAAGCTAATCATACAGTGGGCAGG GTCAAGTCCGTCATCTGGAACTTGCACTACAACCCTCACACCACGAAGAACGACATCGCGCTGCTGGAACTGTACGAGCCCATCAACTTCGGTTATGGGATAAGCGCAGTTAGACTTCCTAGCGACCTTG ACGAGCGCTACGCAGGTGCCAACGCTACGATCACCGGTTGGGGCAGGTTTAACATCAAGAGCAAGAGGACCAGCCCGATACTGAAGGAGTACACAAGCACGCTGGTGAACGGCACGAAATGCGTCAAGGCGTGGAATAAGTACCCGGGCATCAGCGCCAAACTGGACCAACACATTTGTCTGGACGTCACTATTGGAACTCCGTGCCat GGTGACAGCGGAGGGCCACTTGTTGTGTGTTCAGGGAACCACTGCACTCAGGTCGGCGTGGTAAGTTTCGGCTTCCCGCTATGCACCAATGTGGGTCTGCCCGCCGTGTTCGCGCGCGTCACCCACTTCAAGTCCTGGATAGACATGAACACTCATCCGCTGTCGGTGCTCCACGTGTGA
- the LOC123520582 gene encoding uncharacterized protein LOC123520582 — MCGNSVMVTVRSAAILAILLTSAAGVQSSAQDIKLSTTSADVRRLLGRKREARVLEQKIVITDPTPLVLSQVVNEIGGGPAGHCQVLLYYDPRTAPPDKVASLKAALEVPLILVDVSRLAFPLLTKRRRRVPLMDLLSRRTDNRCRILMGWASPIYQRGLLLMAHFEPGVIRPQDTMVLLVSDRRLDYFMPRLRRRVLIRKTPPKRRGRGRRDIGFPEFQVEKVCEVCPRYSLHQLGDWQYSAGWSWSGAQSLRRSGLLGMTFTVSYTPSVPNIFPVTEGDEQRLEGVELRLLQYAASALNFSYRLIMPEDGEWGRPVNGSWTGKVGQVLKKRADLAVGGLVYTKERAEVVQYSDLFHNELWGVVCPLPVRLPVWPYIMFPFRTEVAPSVFSLMVVLHVMAFLLSTLLGKHERPDPPNPLAESFTRVTRSGVSLYLRFMACLYFWNIFFCLMKPTYEPPVNTASALLLSGKSWGVVTGTTVTTVLSESKNSVHQDLVIGSIPLSSIREGFQRLREEGICLVGVPKRYARATIATRHTTQCGEAGLQISTEDLNSVLGGWVVSRGSPLTPYLDKIIHRLKHYGLLELWRKELHTLLLTRGPRELPCLNPPLSGLSLSDLRLAFFMLLGGWGFAIFVFLCEVVVVRMARDQHWNRQAARQNTAIITLDRPPANPPSSPTSNVRRLIATFMNAVPSINISSTDADFRRQLNAVLREMYAVRTA; from the coding sequence ATGTGTGGAAATTCAGTGATGGTGACCGTCAGGAGTGCTGCTATATTGGCGATTTTGCTGACGTCAGCCGCCGGTGTTCAGAGCAGTGCGCAAGACATCAAGCTATCCACTACCTCAGCTGATGTGCGTAGGCTGCTTGGAAGAAAGCGCGAAGCAAGGGTCCTGGAACAAAAAATAGTTATAACTGATCCAACGCCATTGGTGCTATCTCAAGTGGTAAATGAAATTGGAGGTGGACCAGCCGGCCACTGTCAAGTTCTTCTTTATTATGATCCGCGAACGGCACCGCCCGATAAAGTGGCCAGCCTTAAGGCGGCTTTGGAAGTGCCACTGATTCTTGTTGATGTGTCCCGCCTCGCCTTCCCGCTCCTCACAAAGAGGCGGCGACGAGTCCCACTGATGGACTTGCTGTCACGTAGGACGGACAATCGTTGCCGCATCCTCATGGGCTGGGCTTCCCCAATCTACCAGCGGGGACTCCTGTTAATGGCGCATTTCGAACCTGGAGTTATAAGGCCTCAAGACACCATGGTGCTTCTTGTTAGTGATCGGCGCCTCGACTACTTCATGCCCAGACTGCGTCGCCGAGTGTTGATCAGGAAGACACCACCGAAAAGAAGAGGGCGAGGACGGCGCGATATCGGGTTTCCAGAATTTCAAGTGGAAAAAGTGTGCGAAGTGTGTCCTCGATACTCGCTACATCAGCTTGGGGACTGGCAGTATTCTGCAGGCTGGTCTTGGTCTGGGGCACAGTCGCTGCGCCGTAGTGGTCTGTTGGGAATGACGTTCACTGTGTCCTACACGCCATCGGTGCCCAACATCTTTCCAGTAACGGAAGGTGACGAGCAACGTCTTGAGGGCGTCGAGCTACGGCTGCTACAGTATGCAGCTTCCGCACTTAACTTCAGCTACCGACTCATAATGCCAGAGGACGGCGAGTGGGGCCGTCCTGTCAACGGTTCCTGGACGGGAAAGGTGGGACAAGTCCTGAAGAAACGAGCAGACCTAGCGGTGGGCGGCCTGGTTTACACGAAGGAACGGGCGGAGGTAGTGCAGTACTCTGACCTGTTTCACAATGAATTGTGGGGTGTAGTGTGTCCTCTGCCAGTCCGCCTCCCTGTGTGGCCCTACATCATGTTTCCTTTCAGGACGGAAGTGGCTCCCTCGGTATTCAGCCTAATGGTGGTGCTCCATGTCATGGCCTTCCTACTGAGCACCCTCTTAGGGAAACACGAGCGACCCGATCCTCCGAATCCCCTGGCAGAGTCCTTCACTAGAGTGACTCGCTCCGGCGTGTCTCTCTATTTGAGATTCATGGCTTGCCTTTATTTCTGGAATATCTTCTTCTGCCTCATGAAGCCTACATACGAGCCGCCCGTGAACACCGCCTCCGCCTTGCTGCTCTCCGGGAAGAGTTGGGGCGTGGTCACCGGCACTACCGTTACCACAGTGTTGTCAGAATCAAAAAACTCCGTTCATCAGGACCTGGTCATCGgatctattcctctttcctccataagGGAAGGTTTTCAACGCCTGCGAGAGGAAGGCATATGCCTGGTGGGTGTGCCCAAGCGGTACGCTCGTGCCACAATTGCCACACGACACACCACGCAGTGCGGGGAGGCGGGACTTCAGATAAGTACAGAAGACCTAAACTCTGTTTTAGGGGGTTGGGTGGTGTCTCGCGGCTCGCCTCTTACTCCGTATTTAGACAAAATAATTCACCGGCTGAAGCACTATGGCCTCCTGGAGCTGTGGCGAAAGGAACTCCACACATTGCTGCTCACACGTGGCCCTCGCGAGCTGCCCTGCCTCAACCCCCCTCTCTCTGGTCTCTCCCTCTCCGACCTCCGTCTTGCCTTCTTCATGCTGCTGGGTGGATGGGGCTTCGccatctttgttttcctttgtgaaGTGGTCGTTGTGAGGATGGCTCGAGACCAACACTGGAACCGTCAAGCGGCGCGACAAAACACCGCCATCATTACTCTTGATCGGCCTCCCGCTAACCCGCCCTCGTCCCCGACAAGTAACGTCAGGAGACTCATTGCCACCTTCATGAATGCTGTTCCTTCAATAAATATTAGTTCTACGGATGCAGATTTCCGAAGGCAACTTAACGCTGTCTTGAGAGAAATGTACGCTGTGAGAACAGCCTGA